The following are encoded in a window of Castanea sativa cultivar Marrone di Chiusa Pesio chromosome 5, ASM4071231v1 genomic DNA:
- the LOC142636483 gene encoding U-box domain-containing protein 17, with protein sequence MATAAIFSSLRRRRSPSLEAFLAPVDLTDVALVQTLATISNDLVSKFSDKCFNFQRKNARSLIRKIEVFLVLLDYLKDSTSTTKATSASSSSSSSASSTLPSTALLCFKELYLLLYRSKILLHYCAKSSKLWLLLQNHSISGHFHDLNQEISTLLDVFPLKDVVELSDDVREQVELLQRQARRSRLFIDKSDDSLRIRFFNFLDVFEKGEVPNSEELRSFFVGSLGIRDAKSCRVEVEFLEEQIVNHEGDVEPTVSVLNGFVALTRYCRFLLFGFEEDEVGLGFGCLRRPRKGLITQEIADTFITVPKDFCCPISLDLMRDPVIISTGQTYERSSIARWMEEGHCNCPKTGQMLVHNRLVPNRALRSLIMQWCIAHGVTLDPPETMDVSTEGFAAAAPTRAALEANRATAAILIQQLANGPEGGMTVAAREIRLLAKTGKENRAFIAEAGAIPHLRKLLLSVNPVAQENSVTAMLNLSIYDKNKSRIMDEEGCLGSIVEVLRFGHTTEARENAAATLFSLSAVHDYKKRIADEGGAVEALAGLLRDGTPRGKKDAVTALFNLSTHTDNCVRMIEAGAVTALVGALGNEGVAEEAAGALALIVRQPVGAEAVGKEEMAVAGLIAMMRCGTPRGKENAVAALLELCRSGGTAATERVVKSPMLAGLLQTLLFTGTKRARRKAASLARVFQRCENAALHFGGLGVGYAFASNSAAANRDSSFAGDVSVPMSISVPVL encoded by the coding sequence TTCGTCGCTACGGAGGCGGAGATCGCCGTCGTTGGAAGCGTTCCTAGCTCCGGTTGATTTAACGGACGTTGCTTTGGTACAAACCCTAGCGACGATCTCCAACGACCTCGTATCGAAATTCTCCGACAAGTGTTTCAATTTCCAGCGCAAGAACGCGCGCTCTCTCATCAGAAAAATCGAGGTGTTCCTCGTCCTCTTAGATTATCTCAAGGACTCGACCTCGACGACAAAAGCGACCTCagcttcatcttcatcttcatcttcagccTCATCGACCTTGCCTTCAACAGCTTTGCTCTGTTTCAAAGAGCTTTACTTGCTTCTCTACCGCTCGAAGATACTCCTCCATTACTGCGCCAAATCGAGTAAGTTGTGGCTCTTGCTTCAAAACCATTCGATTTCAGGCCATTTCCATGATCTGAATCAAGAAATTTCCACCCTTTTGGATGTTTTTCCATTGAAAGATGTTGTCGAATTGAGTGACGATGTTAGGGAACAGGTTGAGTTGTTGCAGAGACAAGCGAGGAGGTCTAGGTTGTTCATTGACAAGAGCGACGATTCCCTTAGGATTCGGTTTTTTAATTTCCTCGACGTGTTTGAGAAAGGGGAGGTTCCGAATTCGGAGGAGTTAAGGTCTTTTTTTGTGGGGAGTTTGGGGATCAGAGATGCTAAGAGTTGTAGAGTTGAGGTTGAGTTCTTGGAAGAACAGATTGTGAATCACGAAGGAGATGTGGAGCCTACTGTGTCTGTGCTTAATGGGTTTGTTGCCCTTACCAGGTATTGTAGGTTTTTGTTATTTGGGTTTGAGGAAGATGAGGTGGGATTGGGGTTTGGGTGTTTAAGGAGGCCTAGGAAAGGTTTGATTACTCAGGAGATTGCTGACACGTTTATAACGGTACCCAAGGACTTTTGTTGTCCAATTTCCTTGGATTTGATGCGAGACCCTGTCATTATTTCAACAGGACAGACGTATGAGAGGAGTTCTATAGCTAGGTGGATGGAAGAAGGGCATTGTAATTGCCCAAAAACGGGGCAAATGCTTGTACATAATCGGCTTGTTCCTAATCGGGCTTTGAGGAGTTTGATCATGCAGTGGTGTATTGCTCATGGAGTTACTCTTGATCCGCCGGAGACTATGGATGTGTCCACTGAAGGCTTTGCTGCGGCTGCTCCTACCCGGGCTGCACTTGAAGCCAATAGAGCCACTGCGGCGATTCTCATCCAACAGCTAGCAAATGGGCCTGAGGGCGGGATGACTGTTGCTGCTCGTGAGATACGTTTGTTGGCGAAGACAGGGAAGGAGAACAGGGCTTTTATTGCGGAAGCTGGGGCGATTCCCCATCTTCGGAAGCTACTTTTGTCTGTGAACCCTGTTGCACAGGAGAATTCTGTGACTGCAATGcttaatttatcaatatatgATAAGAATAAGAGTCGAATTATGGATGAGGAAGGGTGTTTGGGATCTATTGTTGAAGTTTTGAGATTTGGGCACACAACAGAGGCAAGGGAAAATGCTGCAGCAACATTGTTCAGCCTCTCTGCGGTTCACGACTATAAGAAGAGAATAGCAGATGAGGGAGGGGCAGTTGAAGCCTTGGCAGGGCTGTTGAGAGATGGGACTCCAagaggaaagaaggatgctGTAACGGCTTTATTTAATCTGTCAACACACACAGATAATTGTGTGAGAATGATAGAGGCAGGGGCTGTAACGGCATTGGTAGGGGCATTGGGAAATGAAGGGGTTGCTGAGGAAGCAGCTGGTGCATTGGCCTTGATTGTTCGGCAGCCAGTTGGGGCAGAAGCAGTTGGGAAAGAGGAAATGGCAGTGGCGGGGTTGATAGCGATGATGCGTTGTGGAACGCCAAGGGGAAAAGAAAATGCAGTGGCAGCATTACTTGAGTTATGCCGTAGTGGTGGAACAGCTGCCACTGAGAGGGTCGTTAAGTCCCCAATGTTGGCTGGGTTGCTTCAGACTCTGCTATTTACAGGTACAAAGCGGGCAAGAAGAAAGGCAGCTTCACTTGCTAGAGTGTTTCAGAGATGTGAGAATGCAGCCTTACATTTTGGTGGATTGGGAGTAGG